The following coding sequences lie in one Spirosoma sp. KUDC1026 genomic window:
- the msrA gene encoding peptide-methionine (S)-S-oxide reductase MsrA, protein MRLSFLIALIVSALFISCNSQPDRPQVMDLKPSSLPALQPGEAVATFAGGCFWSMQEEMRLLKGVRQVVSGYAGGDVEKPTYEQVSSDQTGHAEAIQVYYDPKVLPYDKLLDAFFAAHDATTLNRQGPDVGKHYRSIAFYRTPAEKTQIEAAIRREDASDHHQDPVVTQVTALDAFYPAEGYHQDYYRQNPYNMYVATVCRKKVGKFKDRMSDYLKKDVD, encoded by the coding sequence ATGCGATTATCCTTTCTTATTGCACTTATCGTCAGTGCGCTGTTTATCAGCTGCAACTCCCAGCCGGATAGGCCCCAGGTAATGGACCTGAAACCATCGTCCTTACCCGCGCTGCAACCCGGCGAGGCCGTTGCTACGTTTGCGGGGGGCTGTTTCTGGTCGATGCAGGAAGAAATGAGACTGTTGAAAGGGGTTCGGCAGGTCGTATCAGGCTATGCCGGGGGCGATGTCGAAAAGCCCACTTACGAGCAGGTCAGCTCCGACCAGACCGGCCATGCCGAAGCGATTCAGGTGTATTACGACCCGAAGGTTTTGCCGTACGATAAACTGCTGGATGCATTCTTTGCCGCCCACGACGCCACAACACTGAACCGGCAGGGGCCGGACGTGGGTAAGCACTACCGCTCGATTGCCTTCTACCGGACGCCCGCCGAAAAAACACAGATCGAAGCTGCCATCCGGCGCGAGGATGCGTCTGATCATCACCAGGACCCGGTTGTCACGCAGGTCACGGCTTTGGATGCTTTCTACCCCGCTGAAGGCTACCACCAGGATTACTATCGCCAGAACCCATATAACATGTACGTGGCCACCGTCTGCCGCAAGAAGGTAGGCAAATTCAAGGATCGCATGAGCGATTACCTGAAAAAAGACGTGGATTAA
- a CDS encoding tRNA-(ms[2]io[6]A)-hydroxylase, with amino-acid sequence MSLTTLGLELPTDPRWVNIAEMNIGDILIDHAYCEQKAASSCISLIVAYSDKVELVEMLTPIVAEEWGHFQRVLKELRKRNIPLGRQRKDEYVNQLRAKLRRSIGDQKEQLMDNLLMNALIEARSCERFKLLSENITDEGLRKFYRELMVSEAGHYRCFIELAETYVPPARVRERWKEFLATEAEILANMTVRGDRMH; translated from the coding sequence ATGTCGCTTACCACCCTGGGCTTAGAATTGCCGACCGACCCGCGCTGGGTTAACATCGCCGAAATGAACATTGGCGACATCCTGATCGATCACGCGTACTGCGAGCAAAAAGCCGCGTCCTCCTGTATTTCGCTCATTGTTGCGTATTCAGACAAAGTAGAACTGGTCGAGATGCTGACGCCCATCGTGGCTGAAGAATGGGGCCATTTTCAGCGGGTGCTCAAGGAACTTCGTAAACGCAACATTCCCCTCGGACGCCAGCGCAAGGACGAATACGTCAACCAGCTTCGGGCCAAGCTGCGCCGGTCGATTGGTGATCAGAAGGAACAGCTCATGGATAACCTGCTGATGAACGCGCTGATCGAAGCCCGGAGCTGCGAGCGGTTCAAGCTGCTGTCCGAAAACATAACCGACGAAGGATTACGCAAATTTTACCGTGAACTGATGGTCTCGGAAGCGGGGCACTACCGCTGCTTTATTGAACTGGCCGAAACATACGTGCCACCGGCCCGGGTGCGCGAGCGCTGGAAGGAGTTCCTGGCGACCGAAGCCGAGATTCTGGCGAATATGACTGTCCGGGGCGACCGGATGCACTAA